From the genome of Triticum aestivum cultivar Chinese Spring chromosome 1A, IWGSC CS RefSeq v2.1, whole genome shotgun sequence:
AGCAAGATCTTGGATTTGATACACCATAGGGAGGATACACGAACTATTAACGTTCCTACTACGCCACAAATTAATCAACTCAAGGCTATCAATTTCCATAATCACCTTCAGCAGGTCCAGGTTGCACCCTAGATCTGCTCCGTCCCCGCGAGCAAGAGCTTCAGCAGTGATAATATTAGGGAGGGCTTCACACCATTTGTTCCTTGTTGCAATAACCCAACCCTGGTCATCCCGAATGATCACCCCTGTGGCTCCTTGTCGAGTATCCAAATTGAAAGATGCATCAACATTCGCCTTTACAAAACCTACAGGGCGGCGTTTCCATTTAATGATTCTAGCTTCTTCTTTCTCCTTTGCATCAGAATTTGATGTTTGGATCATATCTGATGCCATCTCCCCATGGTATCTTTTATTTCTGAGGGTCCAGATCGCCCACATGCCGCAAAGGATAGCACGACAGAGCTCCTGTGGACAAAAGGCATTATCAAGCAAGTCATGTGACCAAGTAGCAGGATGTAAGCTAGGCAATTTACAACCACATAGTTCTTTAAAAGATTGCCAAAAACATTGGGCAAACACCAAGCATGCAACTGATGCTCTTTTTCCCGTACTTGGTTTCCTCTGAATATGGACGTGCAAAAACCTGTGAGAGCAATCTGACTTTTGAAGTAGACCAATGCATCATGCCTCGCGATTCCAGTACTTgcatcaagaaacaagggaggctgCTAGGACTATGGACATGGAGCAAACCAGAGCCAAAATGAAAGTGAGGCTAGATACAAATCCTGTGTGCGCCTCGTCGCCACAGGGTATGCGCTACGTGGCTTTCTCCACAGGCGCGGCGTCGAGATTCTGGAGGATCCACAGGCAGGAATCAGGATGGGTTTCCTTTCTTCTGTAACGCAGGAGCAGGTCAGGGCTGACCAACTCAACCCTTGCGTAACCACTGGCGTCGAGAGGCTGCAAATAAATACGACAATCAGTAGTCTGCTAGGGGATTTCTTCAAAAGTGTTACGATGAAGAAGGGAATAACTGAAAACCTGTATGTGAAATTTTATCATGGATCCATGGTAACATCTAGAATTGGACTGGACTACAGAATCTTAGTCATTTTCTTGAGGGATTTAGGCTGGAAAAAAAATCTTGGGGGAGAAAGCGACTTTAATAACATCAAGCATCTCTTACAAGAGAATTTGGGAAGAACCTAAGACCTAAAAAATTACTCCAAGATAACTGCCGTGTACATCCACCTTCCATGACAAATACTCCTTCCGTCtctaaatataagtcattttagatatttcaaaagaaactacatatggatgtatatagacgtcttttagagtgtggattcactcattttgctccgtatgtagtccatattaaaatctctaaaaagacttatatttaggaacggaggaagtaagaAGTAAAGGAGATCAACATGAGAACCATGTAGTAACATTTTCGTAACACCGTGTGCATTTCAGGCATGTTTGCACCAAGTTAGAACATGCAAATGGAGGGTGGAGCTTCCACTGGTTTTCTCTTTCTTTCTACTACCATCCAGCAGCAATCTCCAATACACGTAACATTTCAGATGAAAGTATTCTAAAAGTGAAATTCTCCACCCTCGCAAAAAAGTGAATTCTCCAGAAAAGGTAAATTAATTGTACTTCTGTAGCTTCCAATTTCACCAACTATGTTGCCTGCCCACACACACTGCAGTGTCCCTTGCTTCATTTGATCCGTTGATATCATTAAAGCTTTTCAAAATTTCCTAAAAACACGTGGGATCAAGGTAGGGACCCACAGTCTGGCAAAATCTTAAACTCGACCTAACGATGAAACCCAAAACACACAAATATACAATGAATTGCGATTTTATGCCACTTAGTTATTAGCATGCATCTCGTGGTTCGCCTTTCTCATTTCTCGGTCTCTTGTTTGACTACGCCGTTGAGCAATTATTTTTCGGGCAGTTTAGTTCATCAGAAATTTCAATTTTGCCAGATGTACCATCTCTCACACTATTCACTAGCTTCAATGTTCTTCTGGAAAATCTGGAAACCTTTTATGGTGGGATGCTCAATAGCTGGTCCATAACATCACCATAAATACAAGGACATTAATGAGATGTGACCTAAAGCAAAACTAAACATAAATTACTACAGTTGCAAGGTATTGCTGATCTCTACTTGATATTTGTTAGGTGCCTGTTCTGCAAATAACATGCTAGGCATGCATTATTTGCCATTATGTGCGCCAAGCCGGTAACCTGGTCTACAATAGTTATTTTGTCTGTCATCAGGATGCACTGTCCGATTTCCATCAAGGAGGTGATATTCACATAAACATTAGACCGCTGTTGAATGTTGTGAAAATAATCATGTGACCCATTTCCTCAAATTGAGAAGGCAAGATTTCCAATCAGAAGTATGTGTATTTGCAGACAGCATGAACCAAATAAATCAAGTTGACAGCTTGTTACCGCAGATAATTTTCTTTGAAACTAGAAACTTACTGGGTATCTAGCATGGAGAGGAAGCTCCATCACAAGGTTACAGTTCATTGATGTGCTTGGCTTGAGATCAAAATGAATCTCAACAGCTGACCGGTTGGACAGAGCTGAGGGGAGTTCCAGGTTTGTGTCTccaaaaacagcaacatcaagaaAAACTACAAGATAAAAGCAAATTATCACAATGTAAATGTATATAGTATAATTGACTTGCTAGCTCAGAGTTTTCTCTCACCTTTTCGTTCAACAAAATGATGTAGCTCGAATGGGTCAACAAAGACCCCACTAGGGAGGCTCTCAATTATCACAAGATTCGCATCATAGCCATCAAGGAATTTTACCAAAGTATCTTCGCTGTTACCAAATTTCATGGAATAGACAAGACGGCGGTGGGAACCTTCACCAACAAGTTGCCGGTGCGATTCCAAAAGCACAGGCACATCAGGGTCATTAGTGAGTCCTTTGCACAAGTCAGAAGAATCAGGTACGTCAGCTAAGTCAATATGTTGAGCAAGCGGTGGCGTCAAGGTGCCGGGATATGCATCAGAAACGTATGTCATAGAGCAGGGCATGCAATTGAAAGATTTCTGGCTGCTCCATG
Proteins encoded in this window:
- the LOC123060830 gene encoding phosphatidylinositol-glycan biosynthesis class X protein, whose product is MFLGLLNPHVPHGKLLAVVLVAAWTSIAAAGSSPSEQAWSSQKSFNCMPCSMTYVSDAYPGTLTPPLAQHIDLADVPDSSDLCKGLTNDPDVPVLLESHRQLVGEGSHRRLVYSMKFGNSEDTLVKFLDGYDANLVIIESLPSGVFVDPFELHHFVERKVFLDVAVFGDTNLELPSALSNRSAVEIHFDLKPSTSMNCNLVMELPLHARYPPLDASGYARVELVSPDLLLRYRRKETHPDSCLWILQNLDAAPVEKAT